One Alnus glutinosa chromosome 3, dhAlnGlut1.1, whole genome shotgun sequence genomic region harbors:
- the LOC133863885 gene encoding large ribosomal subunit protein uL29 has translation MARIKVHELRQKSKAELLNQLKDLKAELSLLRVAKVTGGAPNKLSKIKVVRLSIAQVLTVISQKQKEVLREVYKKKKYLPLDLRPKKTRAIRRRLTKHQASLKTEREKKKEMYFPMRKYAIKV, from the exons ATGG CGAGAATCAAGGTCCATGAGCTGCGTCAGAAATCGAAGGCCGAGCTGCTGAACCAGCTCAAGGATCTCAAGgcggagctttcccttctccgGGTCGCCAAGGTCACAGGCGGTGCACCCAACAAGCTCTCGAAgat AAAGGTGGTGAGGCTGTCGATTGCGCAGGTGTTGACGGTTATATCGCAGAAGCAGAAGGAGGTTCTGAGGGAAGTttacaagaagaagaagtaccTGCCTCTCGATCTGCGTCCCAAGAAGACCAGGGCCATTCGGAGAAGGCTTACCAAGCACCAG GCATCATTGAAGACtgaaagggagaaaaagaaagagatgtaTTTTCCCATGAGGAAGTATGCTATCAAGGTGTAG